The Candidatus Planktophila sp. genome has a segment encoding these proteins:
- the hisD gene encoding histidinol dehydrogenase: protein MIRLVDFKGRALTKVGYNSELPRADLNVAEAMQLIAPILERVRFGSESDLIELAEEFDGVVPPSIRVPQSALDAALKALDPDIRSALERSITRVKRVHSDQVRSEKKTVVVDGGEVTQKWIPVDRVGLYVPGGRAVYPSSVMMNVIPAQIAQVPSIAVASPPQREFGGLPHPTILATCALLGVTEVYAVGGAQAIALFAYGMEGVCEKCDLVTGPGNIYVAAAKRALRGVIGIDSEAGPTEIAILADRSAIPADVAADLISQAEHDVIAAAILVTDSPELAEAVALELKVRVATTKHADRIREALAGIQSAIVLVDSIEQGIDVVNAYAAEHLEIHTEDAREISARVRNAGAVFVGRYSPVSLGDYSAGSNHVLPTGGCACHSSGLSVQTFLRGVHIIEYGERAFLEILPTVLTLATAEDLPAHGQAMTARLENLS from the coding sequence ATGATTCGCCTCGTGGATTTTAAGGGCCGAGCTCTGACAAAGGTCGGCTATAACAGCGAACTGCCACGCGCAGATTTAAATGTTGCCGAAGCAATGCAGTTGATTGCGCCGATTCTTGAGCGCGTTAGATTCGGTAGTGAAAGTGATTTAATTGAATTGGCCGAAGAGTTCGATGGCGTAGTTCCACCAAGTATTCGTGTTCCGCAGAGCGCATTAGATGCGGCTTTGAAAGCACTTGATCCAGACATACGTTCTGCCCTTGAGCGTTCAATTACTCGAGTCAAGAGAGTTCATAGTGATCAAGTGAGAAGCGAAAAGAAAACAGTCGTAGTTGATGGGGGAGAAGTCACCCAAAAATGGATCCCAGTCGATCGTGTTGGGCTATATGTTCCTGGGGGACGCGCTGTTTATCCAAGTAGTGTGATGATGAATGTAATTCCCGCTCAAATTGCTCAAGTACCATCAATTGCAGTCGCTTCACCTCCGCAGAGAGAGTTTGGTGGTCTTCCGCATCCTACTATTTTGGCAACGTGCGCCCTTCTTGGTGTAACTGAGGTTTATGCAGTGGGTGGAGCGCAAGCTATTGCTCTCTTTGCATATGGCATGGAGGGAGTCTGTGAAAAGTGTGACCTCGTAACCGGTCCAGGCAATATTTATGTGGCGGCAGCAAAACGAGCGCTGCGAGGTGTCATTGGGATTGATTCTGAAGCTGGACCAACTGAGATCGCAATTCTTGCCGATAGATCGGCGATTCCTGCCGATGTCGCCGCCGATCTCATTAGTCAGGCAGAGCATGATGTGATTGCCGCTGCGATCCTAGTTACAGATAGTCCTGAGTTAGCCGAAGCGGTAGCTCTCGAATTGAAAGTGCGTGTGGCAACTACAAAACACGCGGATCGAATACGTGAGGCACTTGCCGGCATTCAATCGGCAATTGTACTTGTTGATTCTATTGAACAGGGAATAGATGTGGTCAACGCATATGCTGCAGAGCATCTGGAGATTCATACGGAGGATGCTCGAGAAATTTCCGCCAGAGTTAGAAATGCAGGTGCGGTTTTTGTTGGCCGCTATTCTCCCGTTTCTCTTGGGGATTATTCGGCTGGCTCTAACCATGTACTTCCAACTGGCGGTTGCGCATGTCACTCGAGTGGACTTTCAGTTCAGACTTTCTTACGAGGAGTGCATATTATTGAATACGGGGAGCGAGCTTTCCTTGAAATTCTTCCAACTGTTCTCACGTTAGCTACTGCAGAAGATTTACCGGCCCATGGGCAGGCAATGACTGCCAGATTAGAAAACCTTTCATGA
- the dnaE gene encoding DNA polymerase III subunit alpha, with the protein MTKDNFVHLHVHTEYSMLDGAARVGDLMDEVVRQGMPAIAMTDHGNVFGAFDFYRGAKKTGVKPIIGIEAYVAPESRFEKKRVNWADGGEDDVSGGGAYTHMTILAENNIGLGNLFKLSSLASLEGYYYKPRMDREILAKYSAGLIATTGCPGGEVQTRLRMGAYKEAIKAASDYRDIFGAGNFYLEIMDHGIEIESRVKSDLLKLAKELGLPLLATNDLHYTLQSDAPAHEALLCVQSGSTLADPKRFKFDNDSFYVKTSAQMRELFKEIPESCDNTLLIAERCNVTLREGENLLPAFTVPAGHTEDSWLKSEAELGLIVRMGERVTPEHHSRLNYELGVMEKMGFPGYFLVVADLVAHAKKVGIRVGPGRGSAPGSLVAYALGITGLDPLEHGLLFERFLNPERISMPDIDLDFDERRRSEMIRYATTKYGEDRVAQIITYGTIKSKQAIKDSTRVLGYPYVVGEKLTKALPPSVMGKDISLSGVFDPKNDRYGEAGEFRTLYESDSDSKRVVDTARGLEGLKRQWGVHAAGVILSREPLLDVIPIHRREADGAIITQFDMGACEATGLLKMDFLGLRNLSVLDDALINIETNQGIKVVLEDLTLDDKKTYELLSRGDTLGVFQLDGGPMRALLRSMSPDSFQDISAVIALYRPGPMGENAHNNYADRKNSRKPVEPIHPELVDALSEILGDTYGLIVYQEQVMAIAQKVAGFSLGRADLLRKAMGKKDKNILDKEYVPFEAGMRKNGYSTTAIKRLWDVLIPFSDYAFNRAHSAGYGVVSYWTAYLKANYPTEYMAALLTSVRDDKDKSALYLSECRRMGIKVLEPDINESDAEYTPRGNDIRFGLAAIRNVGEGVVGSIKTARESKGRFTSFGDFLAKVDAQVCNKKTIESLIKAGAFGSMGVTRKGLMAVYLEAIDSVIEAKRAEAIGQFDLFGGENIGQVESLDLEIPIGEWDKPMLLSYEREMLGLYVSDHPLLGVEHILRSSTDMTISELIDEGAQSESIVTIGGLITSVTRKVSRQGASWAVVTIEDLEGSLEVLFFAKTYNQYSMSLTEDRIVTVRGRVDRRDDALRFTAMEMSMPDISMAPLGPLVISLPMSQCTPPVVERIKEILRSHPGKREVHLKLNENGVDTFMKIDALVTASPSLSADLKSILGPNCLV; encoded by the coding sequence ATGACTAAAGATAATTTCGTCCACCTTCACGTTCATACCGAGTACTCGATGCTAGATGGAGCCGCGCGAGTGGGAGATCTCATGGATGAAGTGGTACGTCAAGGTATGCCTGCAATTGCAATGACCGACCACGGAAATGTTTTCGGAGCTTTTGATTTTTATAGGGGTGCAAAAAAAACTGGCGTTAAACCAATCATTGGTATTGAAGCGTATGTAGCGCCTGAATCTCGATTTGAGAAAAAGCGTGTCAACTGGGCAGATGGCGGCGAAGATGATGTTTCAGGTGGTGGTGCATATACACATATGACAATCTTGGCTGAAAACAATATTGGATTGGGGAACCTATTTAAGCTCTCATCTCTTGCCTCTCTTGAGGGTTACTACTACAAGCCTCGCATGGATCGAGAGATTTTAGCTAAATACTCGGCAGGATTAATTGCAACTACAGGCTGTCCTGGCGGAGAAGTGCAAACTCGGTTGCGTATGGGGGCTTATAAAGAGGCTATAAAAGCAGCGAGTGACTACAGAGATATTTTCGGGGCAGGTAATTTCTACCTTGAGATTATGGATCATGGAATTGAAATTGAGAGCCGCGTAAAATCCGATCTCTTGAAATTGGCTAAAGAATTAGGTCTACCTTTGCTTGCCACGAATGATCTTCACTATACGTTGCAATCTGATGCCCCAGCACATGAGGCCCTTCTCTGTGTTCAATCTGGCTCCACTTTGGCCGATCCGAAGCGATTTAAATTTGATAACGATAGTTTTTACGTCAAGACTTCTGCGCAGATGCGCGAGCTTTTTAAAGAGATTCCTGAAAGTTGTGATAACACCTTACTTATCGCTGAGCGTTGCAACGTAACACTACGTGAGGGTGAAAATCTCTTGCCAGCATTTACTGTCCCGGCAGGCCACACCGAGGATTCATGGCTAAAGAGCGAGGCCGAACTTGGCCTTATTGTGCGGATGGGTGAGCGAGTAACTCCTGAGCACCACTCTCGCTTGAACTATGAACTTGGGGTCATGGAGAAGATGGGATTTCCTGGCTATTTTCTCGTAGTCGCTGATTTAGTTGCGCATGCAAAAAAAGTTGGAATTCGGGTTGGCCCTGGCCGAGGTTCTGCCCCCGGTTCGCTTGTAGCGTATGCACTTGGAATTACAGGTCTAGATCCCCTTGAACATGGACTCCTCTTTGAACGTTTTTTAAATCCAGAGAGAATCTCAATGCCAGATATTGATTTGGACTTTGACGAGCGTCGACGTAGCGAAATGATTCGCTATGCCACTACAAAGTACGGCGAAGATCGAGTTGCTCAGATAATTACATATGGAACCATTAAATCGAAGCAAGCTATAAAGGATTCAACTCGCGTACTCGGCTATCCATATGTTGTTGGAGAAAAACTTACAAAAGCGCTTCCGCCATCGGTAATGGGTAAAGACATTTCTCTGAGTGGAGTTTTTGATCCAAAGAATGATCGTTACGGAGAAGCCGGTGAGTTTCGAACTCTGTATGAATCTGATTCCGACTCAAAACGTGTAGTGGACACTGCACGTGGCCTAGAGGGCTTGAAGCGCCAGTGGGGAGTTCATGCAGCCGGTGTAATTCTTTCACGGGAACCGCTATTAGATGTGATTCCAATCCATCGACGCGAGGCCGATGGCGCAATTATTACACAGTTCGACATGGGAGCTTGTGAGGCGACGGGACTTCTTAAAATGGACTTCCTGGGCCTTCGAAATCTCTCAGTCCTAGATGACGCCCTGATAAATATAGAAACAAATCAAGGAATTAAAGTTGTTCTTGAGGATTTAACTCTTGATGATAAAAAAACATATGAACTTTTGTCGCGGGGTGACACATTAGGAGTTTTCCAACTCGATGGTGGGCCAATGCGCGCTCTACTTCGTTCAATGTCTCCCGATTCTTTTCAAGATATTTCAGCGGTTATTGCTCTATATCGTCCAGGACCAATGGGAGAAAATGCACATAATAACTACGCCGATAGAAAGAATTCTCGTAAACCTGTTGAACCGATTCATCCAGAGCTCGTGGATGCATTGTCGGAGATTCTTGGGGATACATATGGCCTTATCGTCTATCAAGAACAGGTGATGGCCATAGCTCAGAAAGTAGCTGGATTCTCGTTAGGCCGCGCAGATTTACTGAGAAAAGCTATGGGTAAGAAAGATAAAAATATTCTGGATAAAGAGTATGTTCCCTTTGAAGCTGGCATGAGAAAAAATGGATATTCAACTACAGCGATCAAGCGGTTATGGGATGTGTTGATTCCCTTCTCTGACTATGCATTTAATCGTGCGCACTCTGCAGGGTACGGGGTTGTTTCATATTGGACGGCGTACTTAAAAGCCAACTATCCAACTGAATACATGGCTGCGCTTCTAACAAGTGTGCGTGATGATAAAGATAAATCAGCGCTTTATCTGAGCGAATGTCGCCGTATGGGAATCAAAGTTCTGGAACCAGATATAAATGAGTCCGATGCCGAATACACGCCACGTGGAAATGACATTAGATTTGGATTGGCCGCAATTCGCAACGTCGGTGAGGGAGTGGTTGGTTCTATAAAAACCGCTCGCGAATCAAAAGGCCGATTTACTTCATTTGGTGACTTCCTCGCCAAAGTTGATGCACAAGTCTGTAATAAGAAAACTATCGAATCTCTCATCAAAGCTGGAGCATTCGGATCGATGGGAGTAACTAGAAAGGGTTTAATGGCGGTCTATCTTGAAGCCATCGATTCGGTAATTGAAGCAAAACGAGCTGAAGCAATTGGTCAATTTGATTTATTTGGTGGAGAAAATATAGGCCAAGTCGAATCTTTAGATCTGGAAATTCCAATAGGAGAGTGGGATAAACCAATGCTCCTTAGCTATGAGCGCGAAATGCTCGGTCTCTATGTCTCTGACCATCCATTGTTAGGTGTTGAGCATATTTTGCGCTCTAGCACTGATATGACTATCAGCGAACTTATAGATGAGGGAGCACAGAGCGAATCTATAGTCACTATTGGCGGGTTGATCACCAGTGTTACTAGGAAAGTTTCTAGACAGGGTGCTTCATGGGCTGTAGTTACAATTGAAGATCTTGAAGGTTCACTCGAGGTTCTGTTCTTTGCAAAGACATATAACCAGTACTCCATGTCGTTAACTGAAGATCGAATTGTGACGGTTCGTGGCCGTGTTGATCGACGTGATGATGCTCTTCGATTTACTGCTATGGAAATGTCGATGCCAGATATTTCCATGGCCCCGCTCGGTCCCTTAGTGATTTCACTCCCGATGTCACAATGTACTCCACCAGTTGTCGAGCGAATTAAAGAGATTTTGCGTTCGCATCCTGGAAAGCGCGAAGTTCATCTCAAACTTAATGAAAATGGGGTTGATACATTTATGAAGATTGATGCCCTTGTTACTGCATCGCCAAGTTTGAGCGCAGATTTGAAATCGATACTAGGACCAAACTGCCTAGTCTAA
- a CDS encoding RluA family pseudouridine synthase, which yields MSNRELRTLAVPEGVAGERIDSALTRVLGLSRTSVVKLLEDGDITTAGRAMQKSDRVSEGQVIDVLLPAPINALPIPLTPIDGLEIVFEDDEIIVINKPVGCAAHPSPGWTGPTVVGALSAAGYVISTSGTAERQGIVHRLDVGTSGLMIVAKSDRAFTVLKDAFRTRSVEKIYHALIQGHMDPTTGTIDAPIDRHPKEDHRFAVVGTGKESITHYEVIEFYRAVSLVKVELETGRTHQIRVHFSALNHPLVGDTTYGADPVLAKSLEMTRPWLHAKELRFVHPITREKLNFIAPYPADLTHSLTLLSDAVLP from the coding sequence ATGAGTAATCGTGAATTACGTACTTTGGCCGTCCCAGAGGGTGTCGCTGGCGAACGAATCGACAGTGCCCTCACACGTGTTCTGGGTCTTTCGCGTACCTCGGTTGTAAAACTCCTTGAAGATGGTGACATAACTACCGCTGGAAGGGCGATGCAGAAATCCGACAGAGTGAGCGAAGGTCAAGTTATCGATGTACTACTTCCGGCTCCGATTAACGCTCTGCCAATTCCACTGACTCCTATTGATGGCTTGGAAATAGTTTTTGAGGATGATGAAATTATTGTCATAAATAAACCTGTTGGCTGTGCCGCGCACCCAAGTCCTGGCTGGACTGGACCGACAGTTGTTGGCGCATTAAGTGCTGCAGGATATGTAATTTCAACAAGCGGCACCGCCGAGCGTCAAGGAATTGTTCATAGATTAGATGTTGGAACTAGCGGTTTAATGATTGTTGCAAAGAGTGATCGCGCATTCACCGTGCTTAAAGATGCTTTTCGCACTCGAAGCGTTGAGAAAATCTACCATGCACTCATTCAGGGGCACATGGATCCAACTACCGGAACAATTGATGCACCCATTGATCGCCATCCAAAAGAAGATCACCGATTTGCCGTTGTTGGTACAGGGAAAGAATCGATTACCCACTATGAAGTAATTGAATTTTACCGGGCCGTCTCTCTAGTAAAGGTGGAGTTGGAAACCGGGCGAACTCACCAGATTCGAGTTCATTTCTCGGCCCTGAACCACCCGTTGGTAGGAGATACAACGTACGGTGCCGATCCTGTTTTAGCCAAAAGCCTTGAAATGACGCGACCATGGCTACATGCCAAAGAGTTGCGCTTTGTCCACCCAATCACTAGGGAAAAACTCAACTTCATTGCGCCTTACCCGGCAGATCTCACACACTCTTTAACCTTACTATCTGATGCCGTCCTTCCTTAA
- the lspA gene encoding signal peptidase II: MQRWRTLLSVAWLVWILDLATKAWAVSQLAHREPIKILGSFFQLTFVRNSGAAFSIASNATLLLSLFGIVVAIGVIYFAPKITSKGWSVVLGLVLGGVLGNLMDRLFREPSFLRGHVIDWMQFPHWPIFNIADSAIVLAAALAMILTARNISPISSKELRP; this comes from the coding sequence GTGCAAAGGTGGCGAACACTTTTAAGTGTTGCCTGGTTAGTCTGGATTCTTGATTTAGCAACTAAGGCATGGGCGGTAAGCCAACTTGCTCACCGCGAGCCAATAAAGATTCTCGGTAGTTTTTTTCAACTCACATTTGTACGAAACTCTGGAGCCGCATTTTCAATTGCATCAAATGCGACTCTATTGCTATCGCTTTTTGGCATTGTCGTAGCCATAGGAGTGATTTATTTCGCTCCGAAGATCACATCGAAGGGTTGGTCAGTAGTTTTAGGTTTAGTGTTGGGAGGAGTTCTAGGAAACCTCATGGATCGACTCTTTCGTGAACCCTCCTTCTTACGTGGTCACGTTATCGATTGGATGCAATTTCCGCATTGGCCTATATTCAATATTGCCGACTCGGCGATCGTTCTTGCAGCTGCGTTGGCTATGATTTTAACTGCTCGAAATATTTCGCCGATTTCTTCGAAGGAGTTAAGGCCATGA
- a CDS encoding TraR/DksA C4-type zinc finger protein — protein MPKKPVKKTVATKAAAVKKPVKAAKKPVATKAAAKKAAAPKSTVKSIPVKKAGSKESTTKTTLTVDEKSQTVSVSTVSTAVIAPVIEQRRLVMPPPPRPIKNGKKSAPLKPIRSAPTPVVVSDSESPWSAAELKAVRTDIVIELERLRRELAIVELEMDSLIQESGEGAGDDQADAGTKTFEREHEMSLVINARDMVLQTERALDRIDSKRYGNCEECGNAIGKARLKVFPRATLCMLCKQKEERR, from the coding sequence ATGCCCAAGAAGCCTGTAAAGAAAACCGTTGCCACAAAGGCCGCTGCAGTTAAGAAACCCGTAAAAGCCGCCAAAAAGCCGGTAGCTACAAAGGCGGCAGCTAAAAAGGCGGCGGCACCAAAGAGCACTGTAAAAAGTATCCCTGTAAAAAAGGCGGGCAGTAAAGAATCAACTACAAAGACCACTCTTACCGTCGATGAAAAATCCCAAACAGTCTCAGTTTCAACGGTAAGTACTGCAGTTATTGCGCCGGTAATTGAACAACGTCGTCTAGTGATGCCACCCCCACCACGTCCAATTAAGAATGGAAAGAAGAGTGCGCCTCTAAAGCCGATTAGGAGCGCACCCACACCAGTTGTAGTCAGCGATTCTGAATCTCCTTGGAGCGCGGCTGAACTTAAGGCCGTACGCACTGATATTGTCATTGAACTCGAGCGTTTGCGTAGAGAGTTAGCAATAGTCGAACTTGAAATGGACTCTCTCATTCAGGAGTCTGGTGAGGGCGCTGGCGATGATCAAGCCGATGCTGGTACCAAAACCTTCGAGCGCGAACATGAGATGTCTCTTGTTATTAATGCACGCGATATGGTTTTACAGACCGAGCGTGCATTAGATCGCATTGATTCGAAGCGCTATGGAAATTGCGAAGAGTGCGGAAATGCAATCGGGAAGGCTCGATTAAAGGTCTTCCCCCGTGCAACCCTCTGCATGCTCTGCAAGCAGAAGGAAGAACGGCGCTAA
- the ileS gene encoding isoleucine--tRNA ligase: MTFRPISASVDLPAVEHEILTFWADNEIFHKTVEARAGELPWSFYEGPPTANGMPGTHHIEARVFKDVFPRFQTMKGRYVTRKAGWDCHGLPVEIAVEKELGFAGKGDIEKFGVAAFNEKCRESVQRHVGAFSQMTNRMGFWVDFDHAYWTMSPQYIESVWWSLKEIWKKGLLVQDHRVAPYCPRCGTGLSDHELAQGYETITDPSVYVRFPITSGELAQLNASLLVWTTTPWTLVSNTAVAVNPDVYYVVLEVSVDEKTEVLVVAEALTESVKGDKKVIKRLLGKDLERITYKRPFDYVEIPSSHFVVLATYVTTEDGTGLVHQSPAFGADDLATCRAYGLPVVNPIAPDGRFLPEVGVVGGMFFKDADKTLVRELKASGALYKHQPFEHSYPHCWRCHTVLMYYAQPSWYIRTTSIKEALLRENAATDWHPQTIKDGRYGDWLNNNVDWALSRNRYWGTPLPIWRCENKHEICVDSLKELGELSGQELSNLDPHRPFVDDITINCSECALTMVRVPEVIDCWYDSGAMPFAQWGYPHVEGSVEKFQASYPADFICEAIDQTRGWFYTLMTIGTLVFDKSSYKTVLCLGHILDKDGRKMSKHLGNVLEPMALMDQHGADAVRWYMLAAGSPWAARRVGHDAINEVVRKTLLTYWNTVSFHALYAKASNFDLTLTPPLSERSLMDRWIISELNILILEVDKALTEFDSQIAGRSLARFIDDLSNWYVRRSRRRFWDGEVAAMATLHECLVGLTQLLAPMVPFITEQVWQELVRPNDLSAAISVHLSDFPVADETAINNPLGNQVALTRRIVELGRAARAESGIKIRQPLGRALIAASGWASLPTQMREQIADELNVITLEDIANADGDLVDISIKANFKSLGAKFGAAVQEIAKEISTSDAAALVSTLRSEGVSKVAQWEIELGDVVITEVPKSGWMVASHEGESVALDLALTPTLILAGHAREVIRFIQERRKSDGFEISDRIDIVWNATPEIIEAIESDQPHIQDEVLAISMLRDESINVEASEIGLAVMLTKSL; encoded by the coding sequence ATGACATTTCGCCCCATTTCTGCATCCGTTGATTTGCCCGCAGTTGAACATGAGATTCTTACTTTCTGGGCAGATAACGAGATTTTCCACAAAACTGTAGAGGCGCGTGCCGGTGAATTGCCGTGGAGTTTTTATGAAGGTCCACCGACAGCTAATGGAATGCCGGGAACTCATCACATTGAAGCTCGAGTATTTAAAGACGTCTTCCCGCGCTTTCAAACTATGAAGGGCCGTTACGTCACGCGCAAGGCGGGATGGGACTGCCATGGCTTACCAGTAGAAATTGCCGTTGAAAAAGAGCTTGGCTTTGCAGGTAAAGGTGATATTGAGAAATTTGGGGTTGCAGCTTTTAATGAAAAGTGTCGAGAGTCAGTGCAACGACATGTAGGTGCATTTAGTCAGATGACGAATCGAATGGGCTTTTGGGTAGATTTTGATCATGCATACTGGACGATGTCACCACAATATATCGAAAGTGTGTGGTGGTCGCTGAAGGAGATTTGGAAAAAAGGTTTACTGGTACAAGATCATCGAGTTGCCCCATACTGCCCGCGATGTGGAACGGGCTTATCAGATCATGAATTAGCGCAGGGTTATGAAACGATTACTGATCCATCGGTATACGTTCGTTTTCCAATTACTTCGGGAGAGCTCGCGCAATTAAATGCTTCTCTACTAGTGTGGACGACAACGCCTTGGACCTTAGTTTCTAACACAGCAGTTGCGGTTAATCCAGATGTCTACTACGTGGTTCTTGAAGTTTCGGTAGATGAAAAAACCGAGGTGTTAGTAGTTGCCGAGGCGCTGACTGAAAGTGTGAAAGGCGATAAAAAAGTAATTAAGAGGCTCCTCGGCAAGGATTTGGAACGCATTACATACAAGCGCCCCTTTGATTATGTTGAAATTCCAAGTTCGCACTTTGTAGTTCTAGCTACATACGTCACCACCGAGGATGGCACGGGATTAGTCCATCAATCACCGGCATTTGGGGCCGACGACTTAGCAACCTGCCGAGCTTATGGGCTACCCGTTGTAAATCCGATCGCACCAGATGGTCGTTTTTTGCCTGAAGTTGGCGTTGTTGGTGGAATGTTTTTTAAGGATGCTGATAAAACCTTAGTCAGAGAGTTAAAGGCGAGTGGAGCCCTTTACAAACACCAACCATTTGAGCACTCTTATCCGCATTGCTGGCGCTGCCACACTGTACTGATGTATTACGCACAGCCTTCTTGGTATATACGTACAACGTCGATCAAAGAGGCACTTCTGCGGGAGAATGCCGCAACTGATTGGCATCCTCAGACGATTAAGGATGGTCGCTACGGCGACTGGCTCAATAACAATGTCGATTGGGCGCTTTCTCGAAATCGATACTGGGGTACGCCTCTACCAATCTGGCGTTGTGAAAATAAACATGAAATTTGTGTCGACTCATTGAAGGAGTTAGGGGAGTTATCTGGTCAAGAACTTTCTAACCTTGACCCTCATCGCCCATTTGTAGATGACATCACAATAAACTGTTCTGAATGTGCTTTAACAATGGTTCGAGTTCCTGAAGTTATTGATTGCTGGTATGACTCCGGAGCTATGCCATTTGCACAGTGGGGTTACCCTCATGTCGAGGGTTCGGTCGAAAAATTTCAAGCCTCTTACCCTGCCGATTTCATCTGCGAAGCGATCGACCAAACACGTGGTTGGTTTTACACCCTGATGACAATTGGCACTTTGGTTTTCGATAAATCTTCATATAAAACCGTTCTCTGCCTTGGTCATATTCTAGATAAAGACGGTCGAAAGATGAGTAAGCATCTTGGAAATGTTTTGGAGCCCATGGCGCTTATGGATCAACATGGCGCCGATGCCGTTCGCTGGTACATGTTGGCAGCGGGTTCACCTTGGGCTGCACGCCGCGTTGGCCACGATGCAATAAATGAAGTCGTACGCAAAACTTTGTTGACTTATTGGAATACCGTCTCATTTCACGCTCTGTATGCAAAGGCTTCAAACTTTGACTTAACTCTAACTCCTCCATTGTCCGAACGCTCATTAATGGATCGTTGGATTATCTCTGAACTCAATATTTTGATCCTCGAAGTTGATAAAGCATTGACTGAATTTGATTCTCAAATTGCTGGGCGTTCTCTCGCTCGATTTATAGATGATCTCTCCAACTGGTACGTACGTCGTTCCCGTCGCCGTTTTTGGGATGGCGAAGTAGCGGCAATGGCGACATTGCACGAATGTCTCGTGGGTTTGACACAACTTCTAGCTCCAATGGTTCCCTTTATTACTGAACAGGTTTGGCAGGAGCTTGTGCGTCCGAACGATCTTTCCGCGGCGATCTCTGTTCACTTATCCGACTTCCCTGTTGCAGATGAGACGGCAATTAACAATCCATTAGGAAATCAAGTTGCTTTGACGCGTCGAATTGTTGAACTCGGACGTGCTGCACGGGCGGAATCTGGAATCAAGATTCGTCAACCATTAGGTCGAGCCCTCATCGCTGCAAGCGGATGGGCTTCATTGCCTACGCAGATGCGCGAACAGATCGCCGATGAGCTCAATGTTATAACCCTTGAAGATATTGCAAATGCCGATGGCGATTTAGTAGATATCTCAATCAAGGCAAACTTTAAGAGCCTAGGTGCAAAATTTGGCGCCGCGGTTCAAGAGATTGCCAAGGAAATATCCACCTCTGACGCAGCCGCCTTAGTCAGTACTCTTCGCAGCGAAGGAGTTTCAAAAGTTGCTCAATGGGAAATCGAATTGGGTGACGTTGTAATTACAGAGGTACCAAAGAGTGGATGGATGGTTGCATCTCATGAAGGTGAAAGTGTTGCACTAGATTTAGCACTTACTCCGACTCTGATTTTGGCCGGACATGCTCGCGAAGTTATTAGATTTATTCAAGAGCGCCGCAAGAGTGATGGCTTTGAAATATCGGATCGGATCGACATTGTGTGGAATGCAACTCCTGAAATCATTGAAGCTATTGAAAGTGACCAGCCACATATTCAGGACGAAGTTCTAGCGATTTCAATGCTGCGCGATGAATCAATAAATGTGGAGGCAAGTGAGATTGGTTTAGCAGTAATGCTTACTAAATCCCTCTAA
- a CDS encoding YggT family protein — protein MQLGSLLAGILQLFLFALLGRLILDYVRMFARNWKPSGISLYLVEAIYAITDPPMRFVGRFIPPLRIGAVSLDMSFIVLFFGVQLLMGLVRGI, from the coding sequence ATGCAGCTTGGTTCGCTATTAGCTGGCATTCTTCAATTATTTCTCTTTGCCCTGCTTGGTCGTTTAATTCTTGATTATGTTCGTATGTTTGCTCGAAACTGGAAGCCAAGTGGAATCTCTCTTTATTTGGTAGAAGCAATTTACGCCATCACTGATCCACCTATGCGCTTTGTAGGTCGTTTTATTCCACCACTTCGTATTGGTGCAGTCAGTTTAGATATGAGCTTTATTGTGCTCTTCTTTGGAGTTCAACTTTTGATGGGCTTAGTTAGAGGGATTTAG